The genomic region GCTGGATGTTCAATTCCATATTTCTCAAGATTGACAACTTGGGCACCTTCTGATTCAACAAGAAGACCTTTTTCAGAAAGAATGTCTACAACTGCATCCATCTTATCGTTGTAGAAGGCTTCTCCGTTGTAGCTGTCAAATTCAACCTTCAGTTCATTGTAAAGGCGATTAAATTCCACTAAACTTTCATCACGGAACCATTGCCAAAGTGCGAGAGCTTCCTCGTCTCCATTTTCAAGTTTACGGAACCATTCGCGTGCTTCTTCATCCAAGCTAGGGTCATTTTCAGCCTCAGCATTGATGCGGACATAGAGTTTAAGAAGTTCATCGATTGGATGAGCTTTTACAGCTTCTTCGTCGCCCCATTTTTTGTAGGCAACAATCAACATCCCAAACTGTTTACCCCAGTCTCCCAAATGGTTGACCTTAACCGTTTGATAACCGATTTTTTGGAAAATATGTGACAAGCTATCTCCGATAACGGTTGAACGTAGGTGACCAATAGAAAATGGTTTAGCGATATTGGGACTAGACATGTCGATAACAACATTTTCTTGTTTACCAATATTTTGGTCAGCATAGTGTTCTTTTTCAGTGATAACAGCTTGCAATACTTGAGCAGAAATGGCATTTTTATCAAGGAAGAAGTTAACGTAAGGTCCTGTTGCGACAACCTTTTCAAAGGCTTGGCTGTTAATCTTTTCAGCCAGCTCAGCCGCAATCATTTGAGGTGCTTTACGTTCGACTTTTGCAAGAGAAAAAGCAGGGAAAGCGATGTCTCCCATTTCTGAGTTTTTAGGGGTTTCCAGTAAATTTAAAATAGCCTCTTGGTCCAGGCTATCAATGACGCTAGCCAATTCGCTAGCAATCAATTCTTTTGTATTCATTAAGAGCTCCTTTTTGGACTTTTCTACTATTTTATCACAATTTTAAAGAAAGAAGAAAAAATTTTTGAAATCTCCTATTTTTTTGGTATAATATAGTTATAAAATTAGTTATAAATATGCATATAAGAGGATTTTATGAGAAAAAGAGATCGTCATCAGTTAATAAAAAAAATGATTACTGAGGAGAAATTAAGTACACAAAAAGAAATTCAAGATCGGTTGGAGGCGCACAATGTCTTTGTGACGCAGACAACCTTGTCTCGTGATTTGCGCGAAATCGGCTTGACCAAGGTCAAGAAAAATGATATGGTGTATTATGTACTAGCAAATGAGACAGAAAAGATTGATTTAGTGGAATTTTTGTCTCATCATTTAGAAGGTGTTGCAAGAGCAGAGTTTACCTTGGTACTTCATACCAAATTGGGAGAAGCCTCTGTTTTGGCAAATATTGTAGATGCAAACAAGGATGAATGGATTTTAGGAACAGTTGCTGGTGCCAATACCTTATTGGTCATTTGTCGAGACCAGCACGTTGCCAAACTCATGGAAGATCGTTTGCTAGATTTGATGAAAGATAAGTAAGGTCTTGGGAGTTGCTCTCAAGACTTATTTTTGACAAGGAGAGACGGAAAATGGCGACAGAAAAGCTATCCCCCGGCATGCAACAGTATGTGGATATTAAAAAGCAATATCCAGATGCTTTTTTGCTCTTTCGGATGGGTGATTTTTATGAATTATTTTATGAGGATGCGGTCAATGCTGCGCAGATTCTGGAAATTTCCTTAACGAGTCGCAACAAGAATGCGGACAATCCGATTCCTATGGCGGGTGTTCCCTATCATTCTGCCCAACAGTACATTGATGTCTTGATTGAGCAGGGCTATAAGGTAGCTATCGCAGAGCAGATGGAAGATCCTAAACAAGCTGTTGGAGTTGTGAAACGAGAGGTTGTTCAGGTCATTACGCCAGGAACAGTGGTCGACAGTAGTAAGCCGGACAGTCAGAACAATTTCTTGGTTGCCATAGACCGTGATGGCAGTCAATTTGGCCTCGCTTATATGGACCTAGTGACGGGTGTTTTTTATGTGACAGGTCTTTTGGATTTTACGCTGGTTTGTGGGGAAATCCGCAATCTCAAGGCTCGAGAAGTGGTGCTGGGTTATGACTTGTCTGAGGAAGAAGAACAGATCCTTAGTCGTCAGATGAATCTGGTACTTTCCTATGAAAAAGAAGGCTTTGAAGACCTTCATTTACTGGATTCACGATTGGCAGCTGTGGAGCAAGCGGCATCTAGTAAACTGCTTCAGTATGTTCATCGGACTCAGATGAGGGAATTGAACCACCTCAAGCCTGTTATCCGCTATGAAATCAAAGATTTTTTGCAGATGGATTATGCGACCAAGGCTAGTCTGGATTTGGTTGAGAATGCCCGTTCAGGCAAGAAGCAAGGTAGTCTTTTTTGGCTTTTGGATGAAACCAAAACAGCTATGGGAATGCGTCTCTTGCGGTCTTGGATTCATCGCCCCCTGATTGATAAGGAACGAATTGTCCAACGCCAAGAAGTTGTGCAGGTCTTTCTCGACCATTTCTTTGAGCGTAGTGATTTGACAGACAGTCTCAAGGGTGTTTATGACATTGAGCGCTTGGCTAGTCGTGTTTCTTTTGGCAAAACCAATCCCAAGGATCTCTTGCAGCTAGCGACCACCTTGTCTAGTGTGCCACGGATTCGTGCGATTTTAGAAGGAATGGAGCAACCTGCTCTAGCTTATCTCATCGAACAACTGGATGGAATCCCTGAGTTGGAGAGTTTGATTAGCGCAGCGATTGCTCCTGAAGCTCCTCATGTGATTACAGATGGAGGAATTATCCGGACTGGCTTTGATGAGACCTTAGACAAGTACCGTCGCGTTCTCAGAGAAGGGACTAGTTGGATTGCTGAAATTGAGGCTAAGGAGCGAGAAAACTCTGGTATCAGCACGCTTAAGATTGACTAC from Streptococcus mitis NCTC 12261 harbors:
- the mutS gene encoding DNA mismatch repair protein MutS; this encodes MATEKLSPGMQQYVDIKKQYPDAFLLFRMGDFYELFYEDAVNAAQILEISLTSRNKNADNPIPMAGVPYHSAQQYIDVLIEQGYKVAIAEQMEDPKQAVGVVKREVVQVITPGTVVDSSKPDSQNNFLVAIDRDGSQFGLAYMDLVTGVFYVTGLLDFTLVCGEIRNLKAREVVLGYDLSEEEEQILSRQMNLVLSYEKEGFEDLHLLDSRLAAVEQAASSKLLQYVHRTQMRELNHLKPVIRYEIKDFLQMDYATKASLDLVENARSGKKQGSLFWLLDETKTAMGMRLLRSWIHRPLIDKERIVQRQEVVQVFLDHFFERSDLTDSLKGVYDIERLASRVSFGKTNPKDLLQLATTLSSVPRIRAILEGMEQPALAYLIEQLDGIPELESLISAAIAPEAPHVITDGGIIRTGFDETLDKYRRVLREGTSWIAEIEAKERENSGISTLKIDYNKKDGYYFHVTNSQLGNVPAHFFRKVTLKNSERFGTEELARIEGDMLEAREKSANLEYEIFMRIREEVSKYIQRLQALAQGIATVDVLQSLAVVAETQHLIRPEFGDDSRIDIQKGRHAVVEKVMGAQTYIPNTIQMAEDTSIQLITGPNMSGKSTYMRQLAMTAIMAQMGSYVPAESAYLPIFDAIFTRIGAADDLVSGQSTFMVEMMEANNAISHATKDSLILFDELGRGTATYDGMALAQSIIEYIHEHIGAKTLFATHYHELTSLESSLQHLVNVHVATLEQDGQVTFLHKIEPGPADKSYGIHVAKIAGLPADLLARADKILTQLESQGTESPAPMRQTSAVTEQISLFDTAEEHPILAELAKLDVYNMTPMQAMNVLVELKQKL
- the argS gene encoding arginine--tRNA ligase, with translation MNTKELIASELASVIDSLDQEAILNLLETPKNSEMGDIAFPAFSLAKVERKAPQMIAAELAEKINSQAFEKVVATGPYVNFFLDKNAISAQVLQAVITEKEHYADQNIGKQENVVIDMSSPNIAKPFSIGHLRSTVIGDSLSHIFQKIGYQTVKVNHLGDWGKQFGMLIVAYKKWGDEEAVKAHPIDELLKLYVRINAEAENDPSLDEEAREWFRKLENGDEEALALWQWFRDESLVEFNRLYNELKVEFDSYNGEAFYNDKMDAVVDILSEKGLLVESEGAQVVNLEKYGIEHPALIKKSDGATLYITRDLAAALYRKNEYQFAKSIYVVGQEQSAHFKQLKAVLKEMGYDWSDDITHVPFGLVTKEGKKLSTRKGNVILLEPTVAEAVSRAKAQIEAKNPGLENKDQVAHAVGVGAIKFYDLKTDRTNGYDFDLEAMVSFEGETGPYVQYAYARIQSILRKADFKPETAGNYSLNDAESWEIIKLIQDFPRIINRAADNFEPSIIAKFAISLAQAFNKYYAHTRILDESPERDSRLALSYATAVVLKEALRLLGVEAPEKM
- the argR gene encoding arginine repressor, translated to MRKRDRHQLIKKMITEEKLSTQKEIQDRLEAHNVFVTQTTLSRDLREIGLTKVKKNDMVYYVLANETEKIDLVEFLSHHLEGVARAEFTLVLHTKLGEASVLANIVDANKDEWILGTVAGANTLLVICRDQHVAKLMEDRLLDLMKDK